A single genomic interval of Rubripirellula reticaptiva harbors:
- a CDS encoding DUF6933 domain-containing protein gives MILRLSQKLNTKIKAGKLTEMPLDENPYADWSCHLFTADRTQYIIMSNTKSLYSCVMYGAGITDDSRFIERALSTIREFMEDDGQSFAYQRFIAPDSGSVSFAKALNRSVTGSMNDLVNHAKDWLTEEEISPHDVGFRLNGILLSSLARSKSDFYWKPREAFKQLADRCSDEGKQE, from the coding sequence ATGATTCTTCGACTTTCTCAAAAGCTGAACACGAAGATCAAAGCTGGCAAGTTGACAGAGATGCCGCTCGATGAGAACCCGTATGCGGACTGGTCATGCCATCTCTTCACCGCTGATCGCACTCAGTACATCATCATGAGCAATACGAAGTCGCTTTACTCGTGCGTGATGTACGGTGCGGGCATCACGGACGACAGCCGTTTCATCGAGCGGGCGTTGAGCACGATTAGGGAATTCATGGAAGACGACGGGCAGTCGTTTGCCTATCAGCGATTCATTGCTCCTGATAGCGGATCGGTCAGCTTTGCTAAGGCACTGAACCGTTCGGTGACGGGATCGATGAACGATCTGGTCAATCACGCCAAGGACTGGCTCACCGAGGAGGAAATCTCGCCCCACGATGTAGGGTTTCGGCTCAACGGCATCCTGTTGTCGTCGCTTGCCCGGAGCAAATCAGACTTCTATTGGAAGCCAAGGGAAGCCTTCAAGCAGTTGGCTGATCGGTGCTCTGACGAAGGAAAGCAAGAATAA
- a CDS encoding helix-turn-helix domain-containing protein produces the protein MKLLSQQIRDLVEGSSTSTYAIARAADIDKSAMSRFMNGGRLTMDKLDQLARVLGVTVHSDEISLVPRPLEMGRPKQRKEKKMTRQEAQKWADYFANDACENHFESRRGVWHIEDLDCLLLYDNSPYANDAARRPRQMKAIKERLKKVGIKTIACGGSQEEVHEGESYTVSLLLDCSQDRMDEVIEIAQEVVMTGKN, from the coding sequence ATGAAACTGTTAAGCCAACAAATTCGAGATCTGGTTGAAGGGTCATCAACTTCCACCTACGCAATTGCGAGGGCGGCGGACATTGATAAGTCCGCTATGTCACGATTCATGAATGGTGGCCGGTTGACGATGGACAAGCTGGATCAATTAGCTCGTGTTCTTGGCGTAACAGTTCACTCGGACGAAATCTCTCTGGTTCCACGGCCTCTCGAAATGGGCAGGCCAAAGCAAAGGAAGGAAAAAAAGATGACAAGACAAGAAGCGCAGAAATGGGCCGACTACTTTGCCAACGATGCCTGCGAAAACCACTTTGAAAGCCGTCGAGGAGTCTGGCATATCGAAGATCTCGATTGCCTCTTACTTTATGATAATAGTCCCTACGCCAACGATGCTGCTCGGCGACCACGACAGATGAAGGCAATAAAAGAACGATTGAAGAAGGTGGGAATAAAGACAATCGCTTGCGGCGGCAGTCAGGAAGAAGTGCATGAAGGAGAATCATACACCGTGTCGTTGTTGCTCGATTGCAGCCAAGATCGCATGGATGAAGTGATTGAGATCGCACAAGAAGTCGTGATGACAGGGAAGAACTAG
- a CDS encoding DUF4365 domain-containing protein: MAKNVPVTKFTELRGLDRISVITHEMNCIFRVISQDDVGIDGEIEVVTPKADGNGFETSGGIIKVQAKSGSSYIKKDHGPTFATPVRIDDLEYWNRCTFPVFFIVYHPDDDALYYKEIKTYIRETADVWQTPLEVVFDKATDIFTADTKENVCEYAAVSPPRISFDQQERLYSNLLPVKRLPKTLTYAKTRRKSATRIREEIKGYKPPFCIHDGRLYTLSDLHHEMNVLREVCDVKTIGQMPFADWLDDFDLRNNLVFMINQLFGNHCHHCGLAYNRDFRRTYFPRETESDADKSFTRTWTSPRTKRDAPPRTVVQFYEYGTFKFWRHLAAEFRFEQFGSKWFLRVTPKFLFTDDGKKVCNPALVGPYTTRLKAMEHNPQVLNHVLFWGQTLANGRPRIEMTLFGETLVVIEPEPATVIADFAIPYDPATHEEEPASPQLTLFGLEDTEDEQDEH, from the coding sequence ATGGCGAAAAATGTTCCGGTTACGAAGTTCACGGAACTGCGTGGGCTGGATCGAATTTCAGTCATCACACACGAGATGAACTGCATCTTTCGTGTGATTTCGCAGGATGACGTTGGCATCGACGGCGAGATTGAAGTCGTCACGCCAAAAGCGGACGGCAACGGTTTCGAGACAAGCGGTGGCATCATCAAGGTGCAAGCCAAATCAGGCAGCAGCTACATCAAGAAAGATCACGGACCAACTTTCGCAACTCCCGTCCGCATCGACGATCTCGAATACTGGAACAGATGCACGTTCCCCGTATTCTTCATCGTGTATCACCCCGATGACGATGCGCTGTACTACAAAGAGATCAAAACCTACATCCGAGAAACGGCTGACGTATGGCAGACGCCGCTGGAAGTCGTGTTCGACAAAGCGACCGACATCTTTACTGCGGACACAAAGGAAAACGTGTGCGAGTACGCAGCAGTTAGCCCACCTCGCATTTCGTTCGACCAGCAGGAACGTCTTTACTCGAACCTGTTGCCAGTCAAGCGATTGCCGAAGACGCTGACGTATGCCAAGACCCGTCGCAAATCGGCGACTCGAATCCGAGAGGAGATTAAGGGCTACAAGCCACCGTTTTGCATTCACGACGGACGCCTTTACACGTTGTCCGATTTGCACCACGAAATGAATGTGCTTCGTGAAGTGTGCGATGTGAAGACAATCGGCCAGATGCCGTTTGCGGATTGGCTCGACGACTTCGATTTGCGCAACAACCTTGTTTTCATGATCAACCAATTGTTTGGCAACCACTGCCACCACTGTGGCTTGGCCTACAACCGGGACTTTAGGCGGACGTATTTTCCACGTGAGACCGAAAGCGATGCTGACAAGAGTTTTACCCGAACATGGACGAGTCCTCGGACTAAGCGAGACGCACCGCCTCGAACTGTTGTTCAGTTCTATGAGTATGGGACGTTCAAGTTCTGGCGACATTTAGCGGCTGAGTTCCGGTTCGAGCAATTCGGTAGCAAGTGGTTTCTGAGAGTTACTCCCAAGTTTCTGTTTACGGATGACGGCAAGAAGGTATGTAACCCGGCGTTGGTTGGACCATACACGACCAGACTCAAGGCAATGGAACACAATCCGCAAGTCTTGAACCACGTTCTCTTTTGGGGACAAACACTTGCGAATGGCCGACCACGAATCGAGATGACCCTATTCGGGGAGACTCTCGTTGTAATTGAGCCTGAACCAGCAACGGTCATCGCCGATTTTGCAATTCCCTATGATCCGGCAACTCACGAAGAGGAACCAGCATCTCCTCAGTTGACTCTGTTCGGTTTAGAGGACACGGAGGACGAACAGGATGAGCATTAG
- a CDS encoding AAA domain-containing protein, with the protein MSHEETEIDEDAACEFTQARFAIDLNLPSADGMSLEDAKRAIRKEYRDSAKWKRLRCRKVSVVSETESGTVYELEIGHAVEFNWTWEGSVAFRPLLLKEFEDSQATFFENGSIDPDIDDSIVWSGEVLEVDEASGRIFIVVSNPEHPPRRGSFYVRPFEFLAFLDAVYNEPAFTEIRSMLPPRLAAAKGNIHPDVKEPANVGLDHLQEWWQKSWSVLWGPPGTGKTYTTGQQVARVLSDPSERILVVSTTNRATDAVAVSIGRAAVGKNVGLEDGQLLRIGKGASLKRFENEQLTDMLRGTETEFLAQIETLAVQLARSENPKQNAMIRKEIKEIREAMNDAAQRNFLDGSVRVVVSTSFKATTFLNYDEIKEDLAEELCPFTTIFIDEAGLMSRVAIAALSLLASRRVVLVGDSKQLAPISRISRILEPAQGNWLARSGLSHLDRIGSRIDGVHVLSEQRRMHSDVCDVVSAYQYDDFLTTADDIKNRPFKIPNVLAEQPRAVWYVLDEDTDDTPSIRAERGAGNRSWIRKATLKILAKLFSDPTLRSADGLFISPFKAQAKVVHSFFAANNLESWMASTVHSQQGSEADVVIFDSVNAGSYGWPYDEWKRLVNVALSRSREAIIVLSSRAEMEEPYLRPLLKHLSPRIVQRNNNRLAWTEVPLKTDYKLPAIHEEKAEYQANKSSSIGTQLAKRKDLRPVLSHEQERLCGLELDGKPRLVRGVAGSGKTVILAHWLMQTVQRLDDPNARIWAVFANRSLQSLIGESIVSAWEKETDGKPFPWDRVELHHVKEILEVMLPEVGLSAKSYGFEYDDAAEAYLEQRAADQISARCDALFIDEAQDMGPNTLKLLSSIVRQSDESDENSRSVNIFYDNAQNIYGRSTPKWSELGLDMRGRSTVMKESFRSTKPITEFALNVLYRLQPPETNPDHKELVARGLIEQTKREGTDWWNVRFNQVDGPNPQFRQFMNLDQEFDGIADYCRELIAEQGVQPSDICLIYNGGNIKYRLEKQVAPALADLGVELSVQANKPFERSHNILLATTSHSYKGYDSEVVIVPAADQYTAKEKGILANNLYVAMTRARSILTLFSQKMRNSDAELLYEVIEDCLGNLEERPEIECDNSPQDDLIEILDRIGRDHRKWLVGLWNTYGISQEPLTTKTGEIIAEPLFFVRANQKHYACFGSELPRQRVRQRLEDYGVQLLEPGQEITVPKDSGS; encoded by the coding sequence ATGTCACATGAAGAAACCGAAATCGATGAGGATGCTGCTTGCGAGTTCACGCAGGCTCGCTTCGCCATCGATTTGAATTTGCCATCGGCGGATGGAATGTCGCTTGAAGATGCGAAAAGAGCGATTCGCAAGGAATATCGAGACTCGGCCAAGTGGAAACGGTTGCGTTGTCGCAAAGTCAGTGTTGTTTCGGAGACTGAATCGGGGACGGTTTACGAACTGGAGATTGGACACGCCGTTGAGTTCAATTGGACTTGGGAAGGTTCAGTCGCCTTTCGCCCGTTGTTGCTGAAAGAATTTGAAGACTCGCAGGCGACATTCTTTGAGAACGGTTCCATTGATCCCGACATCGACGATTCGATTGTCTGGTCAGGCGAAGTGTTGGAAGTAGACGAAGCGTCCGGTCGCATCTTTATCGTCGTGAGCAACCCGGAACACCCGCCTCGCCGTGGTTCGTTTTACGTCCGCCCGTTCGAGTTTCTTGCGTTCTTGGATGCCGTCTACAACGAACCGGCATTTACTGAGATTCGGTCGATGCTTCCACCTCGACTGGCGGCTGCTAAAGGAAACATCCATCCCGACGTTAAGGAACCTGCAAATGTTGGGCTCGATCACCTGCAAGAATGGTGGCAAAAATCTTGGAGCGTCCTTTGGGGGCCACCGGGCACGGGGAAGACCTACACGACCGGTCAACAAGTGGCGAGAGTTCTTTCCGATCCAAGTGAACGTATCTTAGTTGTCTCAACGACGAATCGGGCGACAGACGCCGTTGCCGTTTCGATTGGTCGTGCTGCTGTTGGAAAAAATGTCGGACTGGAAGACGGTCAACTATTGCGGATCGGCAAAGGTGCTTCGCTGAAGCGGTTTGAAAACGAACAGTTGACAGACATGCTTCGTGGAACGGAAACCGAATTTCTTGCTCAGATCGAAACTCTCGCTGTTCAGCTTGCTCGCTCGGAGAACCCTAAGCAAAATGCGATGATCCGAAAGGAGATCAAGGAAATCCGTGAAGCCATGAACGATGCGGCTCAGCGGAACTTTCTTGATGGAAGTGTGCGTGTCGTCGTGAGTACATCCTTCAAGGCGACCACCTTCTTGAACTACGACGAAATCAAGGAGGACTTGGCCGAAGAACTCTGTCCCTTCACGACGATCTTCATTGACGAGGCTGGCCTAATGTCTCGGGTGGCGATTGCGGCCCTGTCTTTGCTTGCGAGTCGTCGAGTTGTATTGGTGGGTGACTCGAAACAGCTTGCACCGATCAGTCGAATCAGCCGCATTTTGGAACCGGCACAAGGCAACTGGCTGGCTCGCAGCGGGCTGAGCCATCTGGATCGAATCGGATCTCGGATCGATGGCGTTCACGTGCTGAGCGAGCAACGCCGAATGCACTCCGATGTTTGTGATGTCGTTTCGGCGTATCAATACGACGATTTTCTAACGACAGCGGATGACATCAAGAATCGTCCATTCAAAATACCCAACGTCTTGGCGGAACAACCGAGGGCGGTTTGGTATGTGCTCGATGAAGACACTGACGATACTCCGTCGATTCGTGCCGAACGTGGTGCCGGGAATCGGAGTTGGATTCGTAAGGCCACCCTGAAGATTCTTGCGAAGCTGTTCTCTGATCCCACGCTTCGATCTGCGGATGGTCTGTTCATTTCTCCCTTCAAGGCTCAGGCAAAGGTAGTTCATTCGTTTTTTGCGGCGAACAACTTGGAATCATGGATGGCTTCGACAGTTCACAGCCAGCAGGGTTCTGAGGCGGATGTCGTTATCTTCGATTCTGTGAATGCCGGAAGTTATGGCTGGCCGTATGACGAATGGAAACGATTGGTCAATGTGGCTCTCAGCAGGTCACGAGAAGCGATCATTGTGCTTTCAAGTCGTGCGGAGATGGAAGAGCCATACCTTCGCCCGCTGTTGAAGCATTTGTCGCCACGTATTGTCCAGAGGAACAATAATAGACTCGCTTGGACGGAGGTTCCGCTCAAGACAGATTACAAGTTACCAGCGATCCACGAAGAGAAGGCTGAGTATCAGGCGAACAAGTCGTCGTCGATTGGTACTCAGCTTGCCAAACGCAAAGACCTTCGTCCGGTTTTGTCGCACGAACAGGAACGTCTTTGTGGTCTGGAATTGGACGGCAAGCCTCGTTTGGTTCGAGGAGTTGCTGGCAGTGGAAAAACGGTCATTCTTGCCCATTGGCTGATGCAAACCGTGCAGCGACTGGATGACCCGAACGCACGTATTTGGGCCGTCTTTGCAAATCGTTCGCTCCAGTCGTTGATTGGCGAATCGATTGTTTCTGCTTGGGAGAAGGAGACAGATGGCAAGCCGTTCCCTTGGGATCGTGTTGAATTGCATCACGTGAAAGAAATCTTGGAAGTGATGCTCCCCGAAGTTGGGCTTTCGGCAAAAAGCTATGGCTTTGAGTATGACGATGCCGCCGAAGCTTACTTGGAACAGAGAGCGGCAGACCAAATCAGCGCCCGTTGCGATGCTTTGTTCATTGATGAAGCTCAGGATATGGGTCCGAATACGCTCAAGCTTCTTTCGTCCATCGTGCGGCAGAGCGATGAGTCCGACGAAAACAGTCGGTCAGTGAATATCTTCTACGACAATGCCCAGAACATCTATGGTCGGAGTACACCCAAGTGGTCGGAGCTTGGGCTTGACATGCGTGGTCGTTCAACGGTGATGAAGGAGAGCTTTCGCAGTACAAAACCGATCACCGAATTCGCACTAAACGTACTTTATCGTTTGCAGCCACCAGAAACGAATCCTGATCACAAAGAACTCGTCGCACGAGGATTGATCGAACAAACGAAACGTGAGGGAACCGACTGGTGGAACGTCCGCTTCAATCAGGTTGACGGGCCAAATCCTCAGTTCCGCCAGTTCATGAATCTTGATCAGGAATTTGACGGCATCGCCGATTACTGCCGAGAGCTTATTGCCGAGCAAGGAGTGCAGCCATCCGATATTTGCCTCATCTACAACGGTGGGAACATCAAGTATCGCTTGGAAAAACAAGTCGCTCCGGCGCTTGCTGACTTGGGAGTGGAACTTTCAGTGCAAGCCAACAAACCATTTGAGCGCAGCCACAACATCCTTCTTGCAACTACATCGCATTCTTACAAAGGGTACGACTCGGAAGTAGTCATCGTCCCCGCCGCAGACCAATACACGGCCAAGGAAAAGGGGATTCTGGCAAACAATCTGTATGTCGCTATGACTCGGGCACGTTCAATCCTGACGCTGTTTTCACAGAAAATGCGAAACAGCGATGCTGAGTTGTTGTATGAAGTAATTGAAGACTGCCTCGGCAATCTGGAAGAGCGGCCCGAGATCGAATGCGACAACAGCCCACAAGACGATTTGATTGAGATACTCGACCGAATCGGTCGTGATCACCGCAAGTGGCTTGTCGGACTCTGGAATACATACGGGATATCCCAAGAACCGCTTACGACGAAAACGGGAGAGATAATCGCTGAGCCCCTGTTTTTTGTCCGTGCAAATCAGAAACACTACGCCTGTTTCGGTTCTGAACTTCCGAGGCAAAGAGTGCGACAGCGACTCGAAGATTATGGCGTTCAATTGCTGGAGCCGGGCCAAGAAATCACTGTGCCAAAGGATTCGGGCTCGTGA
- a CDS encoding MerR family transcriptional regulator, with product MFKETEVENLRDFLRISEAADYLGVSPNTLRNWENAGKIVAHRHPVNGYRLFKKEELDALLQQLQEPPDSSSSKTK from the coding sequence TTGTTCAAGGAGACCGAGGTGGAAAATTTACGGGACTTCCTGCGTATCTCTGAAGCTGCGGATTACCTCGGCGTGTCACCAAACACGCTCCGCAACTGGGAGAACGCAGGAAAGATTGTCGCTCACCGACATCCGGTGAATGGCTATCGACTGTTCAAGAAAGAGGAACTCGATGCGCTGCTTCAGCAGTTGCAGGAGCCGCCCGATTCTTCGAGCAGCAAAACGAAATAG
- a CDS encoding alpha/beta hydrolase, whose protein sequence is MKILFLHGWTSVPGGRKPTHLKKAGHEVLNPALDDDDFGLAVRTAQAEYDQHKPDVIVGSSRGGAVAVNMSSGDTPLVLLCPAWKNGGTGTTVKPNTVILHSRQDDVIPFAESEELIRNSRLSDDTLIETGADHRLADPEPLKAMLAACENLAWTEIERELLQSDWSGLCYTAAMRWAKDAKRLNWWLVHGTVFSGAMGKRIDHAWCEHRDTVVDLTMPVGSRVFSRATYYKTIQPDVTNRYSIDDVLFLSIRTRHDGPWDECERQGYAEVKSILDDPAISGRYLFPQDRTVEDPFVVKADGAELACFRRIVDPEAFTMIHFHGNGEAVADYVPFMADVFADMGLNSLFVEYRDYGGSTGEAKLVAMLGDGEAAMIAAGIEPEKAIVFGRSIGSLYAIELTHRQPNIGGLIIESGIADPSERFLTYADLESAGFDEADVKTEVKRFFNHKQKLSGYTKPLLTLHTENDGLIDISHAERNHKWSSSRQKQLVRFRNGNHNSIFHANKEEYLNAVGNFANSVQR, encoded by the coding sequence GTGAAGATTCTCTTTTTGCACGGCTGGACCTCAGTGCCCGGTGGTCGCAAGCCAACGCACCTAAAGAAAGCTGGGCACGAAGTTCTCAATCCAGCATTGGACGATGACGACTTCGGTCTGGCCGTCCGCACTGCCCAAGCAGAATACGATCAACACAAACCCGACGTGATTGTGGGCAGTTCTCGTGGCGGTGCTGTTGCAGTCAACATGAGCAGCGGCGATACACCGCTCGTCCTTCTTTGCCCGGCTTGGAAGAACGGGGGAACGGGCACAACCGTCAAGCCGAACACGGTCATCCTGCATTCACGACAAGACGATGTGATCCCGTTTGCTGAATCGGAAGAACTTATTCGGAACAGCAGACTATCGGACGATACCTTGATTGAAACTGGTGCTGATCATCGACTTGCCGATCCAGAGCCGCTGAAGGCGATGCTGGCTGCTTGCGAGAATTTGGCGTGGACGGAAATCGAACGAGAACTTTTGCAAAGTGACTGGAGTGGTCTTTGCTATACCGCTGCCATGCGATGGGCAAAGGACGCCAAGAGGCTAAATTGGTGGCTTGTTCACGGTACGGTTTTCAGCGGAGCCATGGGGAAGCGGATTGATCACGCTTGGTGCGAACATCGTGACACGGTTGTTGATCTGACGATGCCAGTTGGTTCCCGAGTCTTTAGCAGAGCAACCTACTACAAAACGATTCAGCCAGATGTCACCAACAGATATTCAATCGACGATGTCTTGTTCTTGTCCATCAGAACAAGACATGACGGTCCTTGGGATGAATGCGAGCGACAAGGATATGCGGAAGTGAAAAGCATACTAGACGATCCAGCTATCAGTGGTCGCTACCTGTTTCCACAGGATCGTACCGTTGAAGACCCTTTCGTGGTCAAAGCTGATGGTGCTGAGTTGGCGTGCTTTCGGAGGATCGTCGATCCCGAAGCTTTCACGATGATTCACTTCCACGGAAACGGAGAGGCGGTTGCGGACTACGTTCCGTTCATGGCGGACGTGTTCGCTGACATGGGTCTGAACTCACTGTTTGTCGAGTATCGAGATTACGGCGGATCGACTGGAGAAGCGAAACTCGTTGCAATGCTCGGTGACGGTGAAGCAGCAATGATTGCTGCTGGAATCGAGCCAGAGAAAGCCATTGTCTTCGGTCGATCAATTGGATCGCTCTACGCCATCGAGTTAACTCATCGCCAGCCGAACATCGGTGGCTTGATCATCGAGAGCGGCATCGCCGACCCCTCAGAACGATTCCTGACTTATGCGGATTTGGAGTCGGCAGGATTCGATGAGGCCGATGTAAAGACCGAGGTTAAGCGGTTCTTCAATCACAAGCAGAAGTTGTCTGGGTACACGAAGCCATTGCTGACGCTTCACACCGAGAACGACGGATTGATCGACATTTCCCACGCCGAACGCAATCACAAGTGGTCAAGCTCACGTCAGAAGCAATTGGTTCGATTCCGAAACGGGAATCACAATTCGATTTTCCATGCGAATAAAGAAGAATACTTGAATGCTGTTGGCAATTTTGCGAATAGCGTCCAGCGTTGA
- a CDS encoding argonaute/piwi family protein, which yields MSIRIDYLKEPKLQFGNYFEHQDTKTGLAEFGPFGKNIAGLHPSEIKMGFIGTRETIAGAKEWLEECGSEIESENSKVIKAKINEADNLPSLFGQGIFEDEHIHEPIVRLYKILNRDFIGFSKESEFDSCFQMNDRWDRSIRQEEINKTLGIEDKQRRIWELVELFDSQIKSLAETSPAPDIIVLALTPEIVDEAYTVQITGNFHLNFRRAIKAKAMRWGVPIQLIQRSTVLGKKPKGRKTPLQEKATRAWNFCTALYYKAEGIPWCPVTVEKDTCFIGVDFYVAQDGKDNLTMRTSVAQAFDYLGQGLVLRGDPFEWNSDANGKSPHMSREGAARLVSATLKEYVNVRGTPPKRVVVHKSSRFWGSDHGEFNELDGFIEGIQSVFPGCDYDLVTLTRSRIRLFREGQYPPARGSYFCIEDEAHFLYTMGFIPYLETFPGSYIPEPWQIVERHGSSAHKDLFREVLELTKMNVNNCSFADGTPITLSFSQKIGEIMKHVSDEDTVQTSYRFYM from the coding sequence ATGAGCATTAGGATTGATTACCTCAAGGAACCGAAACTGCAATTCGGAAATTACTTTGAGCACCAAGACACCAAGACGGGACTGGCTGAGTTTGGCCCGTTTGGGAAAAACATTGCCGGTCTCCATCCGTCTGAAATCAAGATGGGTTTCATAGGCACTCGTGAAACCATCGCTGGTGCGAAGGAATGGCTCGAAGAATGTGGATCGGAAATTGAGAGCGAGAACTCGAAGGTCATCAAAGCCAAGATCAATGAGGCCGACAATTTGCCGAGCTTGTTTGGTCAGGGGATTTTTGAGGACGAGCACATCCATGAACCAATCGTACGGCTGTATAAGATTCTGAACCGTGACTTCATTGGCTTTTCAAAGGAGTCTGAGTTCGACTCGTGTTTCCAAATGAATGACAGGTGGGATCGCTCGATCCGACAGGAAGAGATCAACAAGACGCTAGGCATTGAAGACAAGCAGCGGCGGATTTGGGAACTCGTCGAACTCTTTGATAGTCAGATCAAGAGTCTCGCCGAAACAAGCCCGGCACCGGATATCATTGTCCTCGCCCTGACTCCCGAGATCGTAGATGAAGCCTACACGGTTCAAATCACCGGCAACTTTCACCTCAACTTCCGGCGTGCAATCAAAGCCAAGGCAATGCGCTGGGGCGTGCCCATTCAACTGATTCAACGAAGTACGGTTCTCGGCAAGAAACCCAAGGGACGCAAAACACCGCTCCAAGAGAAAGCGACTCGTGCTTGGAACTTCTGCACGGCCTTGTACTACAAGGCCGAGGGAATTCCGTGGTGTCCGGTAACTGTTGAGAAGGACACATGCTTCATCGGCGTCGATTTTTACGTCGCACAAGATGGCAAGGACAACCTGACAATGCGGACCAGCGTGGCTCAGGCTTTCGACTACCTCGGGCAAGGACTTGTGCTTCGGGGCGATCCGTTTGAATGGAACTCTGATGCCAATGGAAAGAGTCCGCACATGTCTCGTGAAGGTGCAGCCCGGTTGGTCAGCGCAACGCTAAAGGAGTACGTCAACGTCCGAGGGACGCCGCCAAAGCGAGTTGTCGTTCACAAATCTTCCCGTTTCTGGGGAAGTGATCACGGCGAATTCAACGAACTCGATGGATTCATCGAAGGCATTCAAAGTGTGTTCCCCGGTTGCGACTACGATCTCGTCACGCTGACTCGATCACGCATTCGCCTCTTTCGAGAAGGCCAATATCCACCAGCACGTGGCTCCTACTTCTGTATCGAGGATGAAGCCCATTTCCTTTACACGATGGGCTTTATTCCCTACCTCGAAACATTTCCCGGCAGCTATATCCCGGAGCCATGGCAGATTGTCGAACGACACGGCAGCAGCGCTCACAAAGACTTGTTTCGTGAAGTGCTGGAATTGACCAAGATGAACGTCAACAATTGTTCGTTCGCTGACGGTACGCCGATTACGCTGTCGTTCTCGCAGAAGATCGGTGAGATCATGAAGCATGTCTCGGACGAAGACACGGTTCAGACAAGCTACCGATTTTACATGTGA
- a CDS encoding DUF2256 domain-containing protein, producing the protein MPHNKPNLPEKLCVVCGRPFKWRKKWEKVWDDVKYCSDKCRKNRDDKATNKSGKS; encoded by the coding sequence ATGCCTCACAATAAACCCAACTTGCCCGAGAAACTCTGCGTCGTTTGCGGACGACCTTTCAAGTGGCGAAAAAAATGGGAGAAGGTTTGGGACGACGTTAAGTATTGCAGCGACAAGTGCCGCAAGAATCGTGACGACAAGGCGACCAACAAGTCAGGCAAATCATGA
- the brxF gene encoding BREX-3 system P-loop-containing protein BrxF yields the protein MPGADIGKLNEAIEQASGLFNRLVLLVAEGGSGKTTLLKKICENRTCSFINVNLGLSQKLLELPRSKRPAKVDRLFGELVEGCDGDLIALDDIEVLFDPALKVDPLRLLKGHSRNTTLIASWNGTFHDGTLSYAEPDHPEYKSYRDIDVAVVSATK from the coding sequence ATGCCGGGAGCGGACATCGGGAAATTGAACGAAGCGATTGAGCAGGCCAGCGGTCTGTTCAACCGTCTTGTGCTGCTCGTCGCTGAAGGCGGTAGCGGCAAAACAACGCTGCTCAAAAAGATATGTGAAAATCGAACCTGCTCGTTCATTAACGTGAACCTCGGACTCAGCCAGAAGTTGTTGGAACTCCCACGTAGCAAGCGTCCTGCCAAGGTGGATCGACTTTTTGGTGAACTGGTTGAAGGCTGCGACGGCGATCTGATCGCCCTTGACGATATCGAAGTGCTTTTTGATCCCGCCCTGAAGGTTGACCCGCTTCGACTCTTGAAAGGGCACAGCCGCAACACAACACTGATCGCCTCATGGAACGGCACTTTCCACGATGGGACGTTGAGTTATGCCGAACCTGACCACCCCGAATACAAGTCCTATCGGGATATTGATGTCGCCGTTGTGTCGGCCACGAAATAG
- a CDS encoding TspO/MBR family protein: MNWIDWYNSLEKPSWTPEPSTIGFVWQCLYPIILITFGFVFVQAIRKKVPWMVTLPFGINLVVNLIFTPIQFGLRNLLLAAIDIVLVWASIIWIMVVIWKHYKWVAVAQVPYLIWVSIATVLQLAITFWN, from the coding sequence ATGAACTGGATCGACTGGTACAACTCGCTGGAGAAGCCTTCGTGGACACCGGAACCGTCCACAATCGGCTTCGTCTGGCAGTGTCTTTATCCGATCATCCTGATCACGTTTGGATTCGTATTTGTACAGGCCATCAGGAAGAAGGTTCCGTGGATGGTGACTCTACCGTTCGGCATCAACCTCGTAGTCAATTTGATCTTCACGCCAATTCAGTTCGGGCTACGGAACCTGCTACTGGCAGCCATAGACATCGTGCTCGTTTGGGCGTCGATCATCTGGATCATGGTGGTGATCTGGAAGCACTACAAATGGGTCGCCGTGGCGCAGGTGCCGTATTTGATTTGGGTGTCGATTGCGACCGTGCTGCAATTGGCGATCACATTCTGGAACTGA